Proteins co-encoded in one Pseudarthrobacter chlorophenolicus A6 genomic window:
- a CDS encoding phosphotriesterase family protein, whose protein sequence is MSNQPAVDFRDAHAPGPEQGIVNTVLGPVSASELGVVAAHEALLSVLPGAQYAPDIAMDRADIFEALAGKLADFRRHGGQTIVDSTGMFHGRDLKLYEALSRSTGVHIVASTGLGPEEELGGYFLTPQTNPPTPWPAEKFSDLFGKEITEGMVVPRVERRGPAGLIATVADRAGMTPTEESLFRGSARAGKETGVAVSIRFGADALHDLDVVLDEGIGADRVLVGGLDRMDAAGAAGKVAERGAFVGIDHVGLNDHPDFLTDHGRAELVLELVAAGHADKVILSGNSIGVAKGLPAYDLPFSHVLATFMPFLKSRGLGDDDAHRILVDNPRTLLAVR, encoded by the coding sequence GTGAGCAACCAACCGGCCGTCGATTTCCGCGATGCCCACGCCCCCGGCCCGGAGCAGGGCATCGTCAACACGGTCCTGGGCCCGGTCTCCGCTTCTGAACTGGGCGTCGTTGCAGCCCATGAGGCGCTGCTGTCAGTGCTCCCCGGTGCCCAGTACGCCCCGGACATTGCAATGGACCGTGCGGACATCTTCGAAGCCCTGGCCGGAAAGCTGGCCGACTTCCGCCGCCACGGCGGGCAGACCATCGTTGACAGCACCGGCATGTTCCACGGCCGCGACCTCAAGCTGTACGAAGCCCTGTCCCGTTCCACCGGCGTCCACATCGTGGCCTCTACCGGCCTGGGCCCGGAGGAGGAGCTCGGCGGCTACTTCCTGACGCCGCAGACCAATCCGCCCACCCCGTGGCCGGCAGAAAAGTTCAGCGACCTGTTCGGCAAGGAGATCACCGAAGGCATGGTGGTTCCCCGCGTGGAACGGCGCGGCCCGGCCGGCCTCATTGCCACGGTCGCTGACCGTGCCGGCATGACCCCCACGGAGGAGAGCCTCTTCCGAGGCTCAGCCCGTGCGGGCAAGGAGACCGGAGTGGCCGTCTCCATCCGGTTCGGCGCCGACGCCCTGCACGATCTCGACGTTGTCCTGGACGAGGGGATTGGCGCTGACCGGGTGCTTGTGGGCGGGCTGGACCGCATGGACGCTGCCGGAGCCGCCGGCAAGGTGGCCGAGCGCGGCGCTTTCGTGGGCATTGACCACGTTGGCCTTAATGACCATCCCGACTTCCTCACCGACCACGGACGGGCGGAGCTCGTCCTGGAGCTCGTCGCCGCAGGCCACGCAGACAAGGTCATCCTGTCCGGCAACTCCATCGGCGTGGCCAAGGGACTCCCGGCCTACGACCTCCCCTTCAGCCACGTCCTGGCCACATTCATGCCCTTCCTCAAGTCCCGCGGACTGGGCGATGACGACGCGCATCGCATCCTCGTGGACAATCCGCGGACCCTGCTGGCCGTCCGCTGA
- a CDS encoding MFS transporter — protein sequence MSLAPTVSSRGSVRATFVAAYSAVTLAQITNALPGALNGTFAVEFRTSGAGLTWIAGMFMMGIVVFELSWGLLGDLFGRKKLLYAGALVSVAGSVLAALAVNTEMMIAAQAVGGIGAGILFPISLSMIAAITPDHRERAKVIATWAGFLSLGAVISPVLAGLTSQAFTVEGTAAGAPNIFSGWRVAYYIAAAIAVAVLVIAIKAKDSAAAEGRKLDMPGQITLALGLIAILFATVQAVDAGFGSAEVITSYVAGALLLAAFIVIEKRTRQPLIHLSLFKNRAYSITGIVAVTGMFAFLAVCFSTSVAVGGLALAEAWKVGVLFVFIQGPAFAFIPVVGWLIHHVAPRWVLTAGFAFMAVSAFWLSNIPLGTPEAFGGAPWTAFIPPLLLLGIGFALTVGSITAVAINTVPPQHIGMASATTNLLRDLGFALGPVIGSAIAFGVGASAFAGSLAGILGGAGLPAEAVAGLSHVPPLGYLSGWDGVVAQFSGQAAAGGAPAQAVDGMVNAVASVQQQIQGVAGTSLGQGFQTVYFVAGIAAVLSAVLTLFINSRPSAPTPDAVAETTEANAEAVTA from the coding sequence ATGAGCCTTGCCCCCACCGTCTCGAGCCGCGGCTCGGTTCGAGCCACCTTCGTAGCGGCGTACAGCGCCGTCACCCTGGCCCAAATCACCAACGCGCTGCCCGGCGCGCTCAACGGAACGTTCGCTGTTGAATTCCGCACCTCCGGCGCCGGACTGACCTGGATCGCCGGCATGTTCATGATGGGCATCGTCGTTTTCGAACTGAGCTGGGGCCTGCTGGGCGACCTGTTCGGCCGCAAGAAGCTGCTGTACGCCGGCGCCCTCGTCAGCGTGGCGGGGTCAGTCCTGGCTGCGCTGGCCGTCAACACGGAAATGATGATCGCCGCTCAGGCTGTGGGCGGCATCGGTGCCGGCATCCTCTTCCCCATCTCACTGTCCATGATCGCGGCCATCACACCGGACCACCGGGAACGGGCGAAGGTCATTGCCACCTGGGCTGGCTTCCTGTCCCTGGGCGCGGTCATCTCGCCCGTCCTGGCGGGGCTCACGTCCCAGGCATTCACCGTGGAGGGGACCGCTGCCGGGGCACCGAACATCTTCAGCGGCTGGCGGGTGGCGTACTACATTGCAGCCGCCATCGCCGTCGCCGTCCTGGTCATCGCCATCAAGGCAAAGGACTCCGCCGCCGCTGAAGGCCGGAAGCTCGACATGCCGGGACAGATCACCCTGGCCCTGGGCCTCATCGCAATACTGTTCGCCACGGTCCAGGCGGTCGACGCCGGATTCGGCAGTGCCGAGGTCATCACCAGTTACGTTGCGGGTGCTCTCCTCCTGGCCGCCTTCATCGTCATCGAGAAACGCACGCGCCAGCCGCTGATCCACCTCTCGCTGTTCAAAAACCGTGCCTACTCCATCACGGGCATCGTGGCCGTCACGGGCATGTTCGCCTTCCTGGCCGTCTGCTTCAGCACCAGCGTGGCCGTTGGCGGCCTCGCCCTGGCCGAGGCCTGGAAAGTGGGCGTGCTGTTCGTCTTCATCCAGGGCCCGGCCTTCGCGTTCATCCCGGTGGTGGGCTGGCTGATCCATCACGTGGCACCCCGCTGGGTCCTCACGGCCGGATTCGCGTTCATGGCCGTCTCAGCCTTCTGGCTTTCCAACATCCCCCTGGGCACGCCCGAAGCCTTCGGCGGGGCGCCCTGGACCGCCTTCATCCCGCCGCTGCTGCTGCTCGGCATCGGATTCGCGCTTACCGTCGGTTCCATCACCGCTGTGGCCATCAACACCGTGCCGCCGCAGCACATCGGCATGGCGTCGGCCACTACCAACCTGCTGCGCGACCTGGGCTTCGCTCTGGGGCCCGTGATCGGATCCGCCATCGCGTTCGGCGTCGGAGCCTCCGCATTCGCCGGCTCGCTGGCCGGGATCCTGGGCGGAGCCGGGCTTCCCGCCGAGGCAGTGGCCGGGCTCTCGCACGTGCCGCCGCTGGGTTACCTGTCCGGCTGGGACGGCGTCGTGGCCCAGTTCTCCGGCCAAGCCGCTGCGGGCGGCGCCCCCGCCCAGGCAGTGGACGGCATGGTGAACGCTGTTGCCTCGGTCCAGCAGCAGATCCAGGGAGTGGCAGGAACCTCCCTGGGCCAGGGATTCCAGACGGTCTACTTCGTCGCCGGGATCGCCGCCGTCCTCTCCGCGGTCCTGACTCTCTTCATCAATTCCCGCCCGTCCGCACCCACCCCGGACGCCGTGGCCGAAACCACCGAAGCCAACGCCGAGGCCGTCACCGCGTAA